The genome window GCAAAGTAGTGATGTTCGATATTCCCGGTACAGATGACTATGTCCGACTCAGCTACGGGCCTGAACACTTCAACAGGTGTACCGCGACTGGTGGTGCCAAGATTGTCACACTGTTCGATAGTGTGGTCAATGCATTATTATTCTTGATAGATGTCCTGGCCTACTATGCTGCGTTTTTCTTTTTCTGTATGATACCGGTGGATACCCAGGGCAAAGACTATAGTGATGTCCTCTTTTTCCACATTGGCAGCGAGCAGTTTATTGAGAAGCGGGGGCAACATCAACGCTGTCGGGACCGGACGGGTGGTATCGCTGACGATGATGGATACTTTATCTCCCGGCTGGACTATTTTACTCAGGCGCTCCCTGCTGATTGGATTTTGAAGTGCTTTTAGGATGATCGTTTTGGGGTCTGAAGTGATGGGTGTTTCATTTGGATTCACAGATTCCACTGGATGCGTTTTTGGAATATCTAAAGATACTGTGGTTTTTCGAATGGTAGTTGCAGATTCATGGTTATCGATGTTAGATTCGTTTGCAATGATTAGATAGTATTTATCAAATAAATTTTTATATGAAATCCATCAATTCTAAACAATAATCCCTCAAGATAGTGCTGGGAGCGGCAAGCCCTGTTGAAGGCGAGTTCAGGACCCATACTTTACATAAGGAACACGGGTGCCGGTATAGGGTGGACCTGGCCGGCACATATTTCTCAGGCTGTTTGGGAACGGAACGCTAAAGGGTGGCAGATACTGTGAAGACGGGGCAGTGCGTGGTCGACCTGTTCGCAGGTGTTGGGTCGTTCAGCATACTGATTGGCAGGACCGTGCCCGATGCCAGCTTGGTGGCTGTGGACAAAAACCCTGCTGCGGTAGGGCTGCTTAAGGAGAATATATGGATGAACGGGCTTGAGAACGTGAGGGCAGTTGAGGATGATGCCAGGCATGCCGCTGTGAAGCTGGAATATGCGGCGGATCATGGTATTATGAACCTGCCCCAATCAGCCCGGGAGTTTCGGGATTCGGGTATATTGGCGGCAAAGGTCGGAGGAATGGTGCATTTCTATGATATTACGCCTGAGGATGACCTGTATGGGACGTCGTGGGCGCTCATTGAGGAGGCTGCAGCCAGACGACAGAAAAGAAGGGTGAAGTGTGTGGATAGGCGGGTCGTGAGGTCGCATGCGCCGCATCAGTATCATAAGTGTATTGAGTTGAGGGATTAAGGACTGATAACTCCAGCCGGCATGCCACAAACCGCCGTCCGGATGTAGTCATGCTGTTGTGATATCTTGGGCGATGCACGGAGGTTTGTGGTGAGCAGCACAGGAGAGGGTGTGCGCACGACGGCGGTGGGCGATTAAAGCGAGCTGCAGTTAACAGGGGACAAAGGATTGTGAAAGCCTGTGCTAACAAGTAGTATACTATGTGTATTGAATTGTGTGAGAAAAAAAAGTGAAATGAAAGGGGATGTTGTACCCCCTTCATCTCATATATGCCAAGACCAGATTATGTAAAGTTCACTATTTCGATGTTGCCACCTGTAACTTCTACGGGCTTAATTTCTGACATGCATATCACGGAATAATTCCCGGGGGTCACATCAGGGAAATAGTAGAACCCATGCTGGTCAGTTTCTACAGATCCTACATACTCATCTGGATTAGCTGAAGTGTTGTTCAGCTGTAATACAGCACCTTTAATCGGCATGCCTGTAGAACTATTACTCACAACTCCAACTACGGCACCGTAGTATTCACCTGCCATCACATACCATGATGCAGTGGACCTGCTGTGCTGCACTGAATACTCATCCCTCCATTTGAGTACGGCACCAGAGTTCAGAATTTTCAGGCCGTCGCTGGTATATTCCTGCCTGCCTGAGGGATTTAATCTGGTTACTACCTCAAAGGAAAGTATTGCCTGCTCTCCACTGGCCAGTTCGCCTATGTCCCAGTATACCCTTAACTGCGGCATTTGCTTGGCTTTGGCATACACAAAGTCAACCGTACCCTGTGACTCAGTATAGCTGTAATTTCCTGGGGTGGTTATGTTCCAATCAGCATGGTCCAGTTCAGCGCCGAAGCGGTCAACCAGTTGAACATTGCTCATGTTGTATCCTGCAATGTTGGGTACATAGAAAGTAACTGTCCATTTGATCAATTGTTGTACCGGTACCCATGGTGTGGTCAGTGGCTCCCATTCGCCAGAAGACTCGTTGTATACTGAAGCGTTGGTGAACTCCTTGCGGAAATCTCCATGAAGTATTTCGACTTCAGCACTATCCTGACGTACAATGATGTTGGGAAGACTGTTAACCTGGTAGAAGGCTGTTACAGTGTTTTGCAGTGGATTGGGGTCAGTGGGGGCTATTGGCCGGATCTTGTTGACCGTGGCCGATTCTCCTGGCATAAGAACAGCCGGAAAATCGTCTGTGATAGTTCCCATCAACGAATCTGTTACATTTATCCGATCGAGCTGTACATCGCCGGTATTGTTGATTACTATTGTGTATGTAATAGTATCGCCTACATAACCGGCTGTTGGACTGGCTGTCTTGGTAAGTGTCATATTGGGGTGCACCAGGTCGACTTCAACTGA of ANME-2 cluster archaeon contains these proteins:
- a CDS encoding methyltransferase, which codes for MKTGQCVVDLFAGVGSFSILIGRTVPDASLVAVDKNPAAVGLLKENIWMNGLENVRAVEDDARHAAVKLEYAADHGIMNLPQSAREFRDSGILAAKVGGMVHFYDITPEDDLYGTSWALIEEAAARRQKRRVKCVDRRVVRSHAPHQYHKCIELRD